CACAACATCCAATTTCCGCTTCCTCCTGTCAAAGCATTGGAAAGCGAGaggataaaaataaattcacaaaTAGTCTTTTAATCACAAATCAAACTGCATTTATTTAAGGtaacaagaaaatgtttgtctAAAATGTATTCTCGTTTTGAGTGGCTGTTCTTTTGTTAATATGAACTGTGTAAAGACGTTCATTTACCGGCAAATACCGCCGGTTCGTACCCAAATTCTTTCATACCCACAGGGGTTTCTCTCTcgaaaaaacattcttatatataagatttttttttcgagagaaaccCCTGTGTTCATACCCGGTGCATgttccaaaataataattgacatTGAGCACAATATGCCGTTGTAAcaatttatgttatgtttttttttgccatttttgcttatATCAACTTTGTGGTCAATTTTGGTCATGGTTTAGTCATTCTTAAATGCCGTCCatgcttctttttttaatgatgtttaatgGATCAGGcataacatcattaaaaaaagaagtctGGATGGTATTTTGGAATGACTAGGTCATGGGTAATGCCCCAgccaattgttaccacggcacCTCAGGTGTTGGGAATAGCGGGGCTTTGACTTTCAGttcagccaatcccaggtaaaatctcTGTCCtacggggacaaactgctggtaaaatccctgccaaatgcccccacaccccagggacatCCTAGGTAGACCTATTATTATGTACAAATGGCCccaaaacaaaaccaccgcattcacttggcactgcgggaccacctggaaggtaaaaacaggggccatgattacaattgactggtgcataagttcAGACATCTTATGCCCAAACAAATGATGTTACCGTTTTATGTTAGGGGTTtaaaatctgcactctcacagattgaccatatttttttttgtcttggaatgagccaattttctcgagaatgtctggaaaccagtgatataaaattgcttacaaaaaatcagaaagcggtttttcatattaacgttggaaaattgatgtttaatatagCTAAAAGCTTTACTATAAAGACCAAGGGGCCTAGACCAAGGGGCCTACTGTGTCCCCCATCGACCCACAGAATAGCATGTATGAATAATGTAACCAGAATCCAAAACTAACCCTTATATCTTATCTTACATTTAGCACAAcctgatttaatttcatttattattttaattttcttaatccAGTCCACTGGAAATCCATTGGTatacaactgaaataaatttgaccaGTGGCATACCACTACGGATTATTGGTtgccagtggaataccagtgtTATTATGTTTACCACTGAAATGCATTTGTATTCCACTGGTATAATGTGGTATTTCATTGGAATACCAGTGTATTTATGTAAACCACTGGAATACAGTGGTATTCCACTGACATATTTACTGGGgtaatgctttaagaaaaatgagtttatcaacattaaacatctattttgaccaaactctgcttatttttaaatgtagaaTATGAGCAAGTCCGAAAAGCATTTtactagctaaagaacttcagcaaacacgttatatattacctttttggacgactgttgtaaaaataaaaaataaaaatatcaacatttaagtTACGGAAGCCAGAACTAGCATTTTACCTGTGCATTGctgggcttgtgctaatttcaatcCATGACCTTGGTTTCTTTGCTTTCAGGCATTTTCACTCCTAAACTGTACATTGGTTATTTCAGACTTTTGAAGGATGGCTATCCTGGGGGCCCAGCTGGTGTTCAGCCTGATTGTATTTAGCTTCCTACAGAAACTTTCCTGTTTCTACTCCTTTGGCCGCTGGCTCCTTGCAGGTActgtcatgttgttgttttttgggggtTTTCGTTTCAACTTCcgttgtttcattttgtttttaaaggcaAATATCCCTGTTGTTACCAGGAATTTGAGCAGTGTCATTGATAAGTTGTATTTGACCAATCACTAATACACATATTTGAGGCCTCATGGTTGATTTATTGGTCTTATTGCCAATGTCTTTTTAACTATTGGTAGTTAATCAAAAAAAGGATTTTACCAGGACCTCACCAAATCTGCTGCAGTTATAATGATGGAACTTGTGCAtctaacaatgaaaactatgtAATATTATACACTGCTTTCATTTgattaagatttaaaaatgattagGACATtgttttcagaaagaaaaaagttgaggtgttgtcatggccttggtgttgttgtcagtTTGCGAAAACTTAAAACCTTCAGTTGAAACAGTTAACAATgttcaaaagaaacatttttgaaaaataaattgctgGAGACAATATGTGTATATTGCACTCGAAAGCTCATAACTCTAGTTTGAGTATATAATGAATTATGCTTTTTATGCTTGAATTTTGCACTGAAAAACAATTCCTCAgcacttttataaaaaaaaaatcactgtttaAATGCTTCCTATCTCATGAAGATCTATCTGTATTTAGGTCGCCTTCTTCGATACCTTCACCCGTCCGATGAAGAACTCCGCAAGACTGCAGGATTGCCAGCCCCAGGAGCTGGGAAAGGGAAAGGACGACGCAGTGATGCAAAGAAAGGATCAGTCAGCAGAGACAGTGAGGAGACTTTTACCATTCCTCGCAGTACCCCCATAGAATTGGACACGGCGAAGGTTGAAGCCATTGATCTCATACATTTACACTACTATGGCGATTACTTGTGGATAGTGGATTTTGCCATCAGCGCTGTGGTGGTGTATATTTTGACTGAAATTTACTATGTGTATGCTAATGTGAACGAAACGAATATCAGTATTCTGTGGTGCTTGTTGGCCATTGGCTTTTGTGTACGGGTTCTGATAGGCATGACTGCAGCTTATTTCAAGGCCGAGGATGGCGGAGAAAGGATCCTTATTGTGACATTTGGGTTTTTCTGCCTTGTGCTGTGTATGGGTATACTGGTCATAGATGACGCAGTTTTGGAGTTTGGACTGGAACAAGGTTACAGAAATTTCTCAGAGGCTGCAACAGACTTATTGAAGGGACAAGGTATTGAATCAGCCGGGCCCGTACACTTCCTGACTTTTAAGATAATACTGGCATTTTTGTGTTCAATTATTGGAGCGCTATTGACTTTTCCTGGCCTCAGAGTCGCAAAGCTTTACCTTGATGCCTTGAAATACAGCAAAGAAAATCCTTTCAAACAGGTTCTTCTTCATATAAACTTCGCTCTTCCGTACATCGTTCTACTTTTATGGGTGCGACCCCTCAGCAGAGATATTCTCTGTGGACTTAACTGGAGAGTTACTACTAGAGTAATGACTGAGTCAGTATTTGACAATTTCAGAATATTCATGTTCGTAATTCTATGCATAATCAGAATACTTCTCTTGCCTATTCATGTGCAGTCCCACTTAAATATGGCCTATGACAAAGTTCAGAGCATACGCAAAGAGAGTGGCAGGATTAGTAATGTAGACCTTAAGAAAATGATTGCTCGAGTGTTTTACTTCATAATAGTTGTGACTGTGCAATATCTCACGCCTGTCATTATTCTACTATTCATGGCATTCATGTACAAGACTCTAGGACAGTTCTCCTGGTCTGGAACGTTAGGAGAAACCGCAGAAACCTTTGTGATGTCATTCAAAAGAACAACTGTCCCGCTCAACACAACAGCATCTCAGACTCAGTCAAACGCCACGCAGACAATTGTGGACAGGATGGGGGAGATTTCACACACGATCGGACATCTGCGTGCAGTGTTTACGCCCGTGTTCTACCGAGGCCTGCTCTCATTCCTCACCTGGTGGACGTGCGCCGCCTGGACCCTCGCCATGACCTTCGGCCTCTACTACCACTCTAGAGTTGAAAGCTGATCCTGCACTTTGTGTGTTCGAGTCGAGTGCTAAAAGTTTGAGGGGTTGTTAATATTTGTGATTTATGAAGCAGTTTGAACACAAATTTTATACCTAGCGAGGACTTTTTCAGCAAAAAATGCAAATAGGTCTGGCCATTTCATTTTAGGAAATTTGAATGTGTTAATGCTTCAGATTGAGAAAATTTTAagcttatttattaaaattgatttaagatTGACAAACACTTAGAAACAAACACACATGTTATAACAAATAGTACAAATTTGTATGATTATTCCAtgatttctttgattttttttaaatcggaAAAAGTAATCGTATTTCAGCCACTGCTAAATTTTAAGTTCATATTTTAGCCCTTCTAACTTATTATTTACTGCATggcatttaaaaacattgcaaaattgactaaaataaacaaattctcaaaataactcacaaaattaaaacattgtctTGAAGCTACAATATTTGGTTAGTTTAGAGCTTACTGGTAACTCTTGTCAACTCTTGTCAAATTTGCAGTATTTCAAATCAGGAATCTCATACAAGTTCTTTGTACTaggattatattttgtcagaactgtaattttgtttatttcatatgtttattaaagatagaatattgaatttaatacaTGCCATAAactatttgtttgtataaatgtaCAATTGTCTTGTAATAATAACCAAATTCTCAACAGTACACAATGAGAGTGAGTGCTGAACATGGCTGGAGATCTCGTCAGCCTTGCATTGTGTTTGAAACCGCATATTTGTACATCTAGTcgaatttatgtttttacatgaTGGGTGTAAGACTGTGTGTTAATGGACAGTTAGGTTTCCCGATCCCCGCAACACCAATTGCACATTTGGTGACAATTTCCTCTTAAGGCAGGCATTAACAATTCCATCAGGTACATAATGATTACTGCAGCTATTTGTGAATGTTGTTTTtactcatatacatgtatattcttttTACAACTATGTTTACATATACAGTATATGATAATAAGAACTAGTTTGACATGGTTCTGGATTTCAAACACGGTCAACTCAGTAACTATTTTTTTGTTAGATGGATTTCAACAGGCAAACTCCTTTTATATATCAGTAGTATTACAGTGGTGCTTATTGAATCTTTAACCGTCCGATGGTCAGTGAGGATGACAGAGTGGTTGGGGTCAAACGTCCCATTTCGAACAGAGTGTCCCAGGCTCCTTCTGAGCTTAGTGTCAgtgataatttgttttattacgcAGGAATGATCAATGATTGCTGATTTTAAAActgtaattttatatttgtcgTCATAGAAAGCTCTTAATAGCGGAATATTATAGTGCTTATATACATTTTACCTGTTAATCAACGCAACATTAAGAAAAAATTATTAGTCTTGTTAGTCATAGTTTAGAGGTGCAATTATCTTTGTctgttatatatatgaaatttcCATTCTTTTAGATATGAGTTGTCATTCTTTTTAACACGTGACATAAGTCgcaaaaatagtttgtttttcgAAAAATCAATGTCAACTTTTATTACACTAGTGTAATTATGTAAGAAAATGTGTATGGTTGTATTACACTCGAAACAAGCAACGTTATGTGATTCATATGGATATATCTCAGatttacataaagtgtataacatttaaaggtactcactcatgttttggtaaaatgcacttttttgggTATGACAAAATAAACTATGGCAAATCATTCAGGGTGTTAATACTAAggtaccaaaagctggaaccctttagcaaatgttgatattttctaaaatatcatctttgaagaccacaattttcatgaGCGTTAACAACGCTAATTTACAGCTCTCTTGTTGCgcgattggttgattgacattgtcacgtgatgttatcaatgtattgttgtattttacCAGTGTGGGATTGCACTCCACCAaaactaaaatacttttttgtacttttaattgtatttttttctgcattttgatatcatagagtaaaataatgataaaataagtgttttcagatgtatTACTGGGAAAACTAATtgttggtccaaaaacatgagcaagtacCTTTAATTTGTGTTCATACATTGTACCATAAAGATGTTTAATAACATGATTGTGTCCCTTTtttgcatgaaatgtttgatcattttcaattttttcattGTCCGTTTTATACCAGATAAACTATCGTTCCTATGCATGcagtcatttttttcattgtccATTTTATACCAGATGAACCATCCTTCCTATGCATGCAGTTATAACATTCTTGTGTATGTGTATTGCCCTGATTTTATTGAACTGTTTATAATTACTGTATACAAAATATTCGGAAAGTTGTGTTTGTAAAAATGAagtgaaaataaagaaaaataaaccatttaagTTGGGGTTTTCCTTTTTTTCGTAACTGGATATATTATTAATGCTCTTTGGATGACTTTTAAATGGAATTCGTTTATGACTAGAAGAATAGACAAGTTATAGTTTAATGAGTACAAGACTTGTGTTGCATTGACCTTGTCTGTAGCAACTACATGACGATGTAGTTATTCCCCCTTTGACATGCAATTTATTAGATACAATTTTAATGTTGACTACTTTGTGACATAATAAACTTTTAAGTGAAAGTGTCAAGCATGATCAGTACCAGTAataaggtaaaatatttttctgtgacaaaCTCAAGTagttatgccccccttcgaagaagaggggtatattgctttgcacaggcatgtcggtatgtcggtcggtcggtcggtcggtccgtcggtagaccaaagcttgtccgagtgataactgaacaattcctggacgtatggtcatcaaacttcacatgaaggttgggcctgaccagtagatgacccctattgaccGACCgatcatctggccaaaggtcaaggtcacagtgacctggaatgataaaaggttgtccgagtgataagttgacaatgcctgcacccatggccctcaaacttgacttggaggttgggcctggccagaagatggtccctattgatttaaggggtcattgggccaaaggtcaaggtcacagtgacctggaatggtaaaaggttatccgagtgataacttgacaatggctgcacccatggccctcaaacttgatatggaggtTGAGCCTAGCCAggagattgtccctattaattttaggggtcattgggccaaaggtcaaggtcacattaacctttaacacaaaaaagttaacaaatcttcccccactgatatctcaacaatgcctgaacctatgatcattaaacttgacatggatgttaagcctgaccagtagatcacccttattgattttaggattcatagagccaaaggtcaaggtcacagtgatcttgaatggtaaaaggttgtctgagtgataactcaacaatgcctgaacccatggccttcaaacttgacttggagttgcatctgacttgtagatgaccccttacgatttaaggggtcatcgggtcaaaggtcaaggtcacagtgaccatgaacgaaaaaaacttgtcttgtgataacttgacaatgcctgcacccatggccctcaaacttgacatttaggtttctggtgaccagctgatgactctggattttgagttcatagagtcaaaggtcatgacggtcataacacactatcctcacactttaatggtcataatcttaaaacagcaacaaatcagctgtcattttggtccatgcatatttcattcaattgtccatataatcctgacaacatggcgctcagggggggcataatgtttgacaaacatctcttgttataataGTCTTACTACAGTCATAATATTTGTGTAACTGTTTCATTATTCAAACTTTGGTACTTTCGCAACTTTTTGTCTAAATTActtcaataatattataaagGAGTCATCAGCCATTataggggctagacaccagatggtcccaaaatcggcaagcACATTAATTCCACATTAGAAGCCTAGAAATGTCAATATGAGCTAGTATAAGGCTGATAATATAAGATAAATTATCAATTGACCAATGAACTGAATGAAATTACTGAGGCATGTTAAAGGATCAGGgtatgaaatatattcaaatacgACCCCTGTATCATAATTCTGTGGCGGATcagttgtctagtggtaacacacttgactttTCAtacaggggtcgcaggttcagTTCCTTGCTGCACCACCAAAAAAGGTACTTACCGTCTTCCGGGAGGAACTTTTAATCGGGATGTttcagtgctatacactggttcacattaaagaaccagggtagctttAACCTGTCTGTGCCCGATATTACAAAAACCAAATATCACTAACAATCTTATCCGAGCAGTCACCAAATGGGCCTTGCCTGAGTATAAATCAATTTACACGCCACCACCCCTGTATCTGTAGGCACATCTGTTGTATAGTGAAGATAAGAAACAATTTCATGGAAATAAActtgtgtattttattaatactgataataaacaaataagttaaaacaaaacattaaatgctTCATAGAAGTTAAACAATTACATACAGAACACTAGCACTTCGAAAAGAGACATTGTACCAACAAActtatacatttatgtattcaatttttttaaagcgATTACTCAAACAACCACACCAGGGTAGGATGTCAGTAGGCTGGTCCGCTTTTGACAGTTTACAAAGGGGAGGGGGCATAACTCATCAAGAACTCTAGTCACACACATGCATGTTTTTAGgtcaacatatgtaccaagctTCGCATTATATCTGGAATAGTTTACAAGTCACAGGGATAGTAACAAACGAATAAAACACAAGTCTAAAAATCTTTCTTGATATCAATTAAGcaactataaattaattgctagattttcatcccctcATACCCAGCCACAACTACACAACTACAACACTTCTTTTCTGACTTctgatttactgtttttacaactttttttattttttgtcttggaaagagcaattttttgcataagtatctgcaaaccaatgataaaagattgctgacaaacgaTCAGAGcacagatttgcatatttccgttcgaaaattaatgttttatggctccaaccgttactaacggtttaagaaaaatgcataaaacatgaacttttgaacaaaaatataaagatcagcgatctaatttttttcagtagtcttatataactcgtttccatggattttcgcaaaaatggtctcgttccatgacaaaaaataaaaaagttgtcaaaacgttcaatccgtgagagtgcagctttaagattacTTTACTTTCATACTATCAATAATGGACAGGCTTCTATATCATACAACGCGCAAAGATTGGaatataatatatgttcatGGCCATTACAGATTATTAATTATGAACTTTATGAAGCAGATGTACAGAAATAAAGGTAGAATAAAAAGGAGGCATTTTTGTTAGGAGACAAAAATATCTGAACACACAATTATGGTATTATTGAAGAGAAAGAATTAGAATAGCTAGCTATATAATCACAGAAATACTtccaattaatatttaattgtttgaattCGAAAAATTTATGGATGAACAATGATACCTAAtgtgcaaatataaaaaagaaatgtggTCTAGAGTTAATCGTATATGCTTCTTCATAATATTTTTCCATTGATTTGGCAGTGCTTCATTTAAAGTTATGGAATGCACAATATGACTTTGTGTTGATGTTTGTTTCTAAGGATTGAATGTGTTAGTATTGCAGTAaacctatgtataaatgtatttgttggtGCACAGTTGGTGATTATCTGCACTCTGACCAAAGTACTTCAAACACAGTTGAATTGCAATtctaaaatattatatgttgaTTATATAATTTACACTCCATATCCACAATTTTTTTATGGGTTATTATAACTTAAACGCTTAAAAATAATGCTCAGCagatattaaatcattttaaaactagcTGTGTGCAAAGCAAATGCGTCAATGAAGTCACTTATTTTGTCACGTTAATTTTACCGCAATCAAATGTCATTTGACCAATCGAAtctaatcattatttttattcaaaagtaCTCCAAAGAAGGAAGTATATAAGGAGACTCACAgtgtaattattaaaaacaatacttcACTAACTATTCTTTTATCACATCATAATTGTAACTGTTAGCCTTaaaattgaatcaaataaacaaataaacaaatatctaatGCATTCATTCAACCCAAAACTGAATGCTTCAAAACTGTGAGCAAGTACGGTATACAAAATGGCAATCGAATAATGACAACTTTGGACTTTTCCTTAAAATGGCagaatgttcatattttacatttgaacatTATTACTAACAATGCATTTGGCATTACATCTATTTCTGAATTTGTCCTTTAATATGATGCACAAGCTGGCAGTATTTGTTTAGGATGTGAACAATGATTAAAGTAACTGAAAACTtgtaaaaatgcaagaaattaaTTCCGCTTAacttacttttatattttatactgtCCACCACATACATGTAGTACTATTGTCGGTTACACCAAactaattttataaaaaaaatatgttcattataAGCATGATGCAGGGGGTTTAATTTTATATGTGCCCTGTGTGTGTCTAAATGAACATTTCTCaacaatatatcaattttcctgtacatacaattacatttacttcaaaaagcaaatatttatagATGAGAAAACACCAAAATGCAGATTAAATGACTT
The DNA window shown above is from Mya arenaria isolate MELC-2E11 chromosome 6, ASM2691426v1 and carries:
- the LOC128236802 gene encoding transmembrane protein 161B-like, with amino-acid sequence MAILGAQLVFSLIVFSFLQKLSCFYSFGRWLLAGRLLRYLHPSDEELRKTAGLPAPGAGKGKGRRSDAKKGSVSRDSEETFTIPRSTPIELDTAKVEAIDLIHLHYYGDYLWIVDFAISAVVVYILTEIYYVYANVNETNISILWCLLAIGFCVRVLIGMTAAYFKAEDGGERILIVTFGFFCLVLCMGILVIDDAVLEFGLEQGYRNFSEAATDLLKGQGIESAGPVHFLTFKIILAFLCSIIGALLTFPGLRVAKLYLDALKYSKENPFKQVLLHINFALPYIVLLLWVRPLSRDILCGLNWRVTTRVMTESVFDNFRIFMFVILCIIRILLLPIHVQSHLNMAYDKVQSIRKESGRISNVDLKKMIARVFYFIIVVTVQYLTPVIILLFMAFMYKTLGQFSWSGTLGETAETFVMSFKRTTVPLNTTASQTQSNATQTIVDRMGEISHTIGHLRAVFTPVFYRGLLSFLTWWTCAAWTLAMTFGLYYHSRVES